One part of the Desulfovibrio aminophilus DSM 12254 genome encodes these proteins:
- a CDS encoding methyltransferase family protein — MKGALGLLALWIAWAALHSLLMTPAAKAWFRRLLGRGFAFYRLGFNLLALATFASAALLAPRLPEPVYVLSPPWSWAGRLLQALGLGLLVWTFLVIDGREFLGLRQVHDFFLHGPPPDESGERPTRLTVSGPYALCRHPMYLAGFLVLFAEPGMSLEHLLFSLFAGGYFLLGSVFEERRLVRAFGDAYVQYQRRTPRFFPLSFPRKVVERGPSKRAGPRRPFGDS, encoded by the coding sequence GTGAAGGGGGCGCTGGGCCTGCTGGCGCTCTGGATCGCCTGGGCCGCGCTGCACAGCCTGCTCATGACTCCGGCCGCCAAGGCTTGGTTCCGGCGGCTGCTGGGACGCGGTTTCGCCTTCTACCGTCTGGGCTTCAACCTTCTTGCCCTGGCGACCTTCGCCTCGGCCGCCCTGCTGGCTCCCCGCCTGCCCGAACCGGTCTATGTCCTGTCGCCGCCCTGGTCCTGGGCGGGGCGTCTGCTCCAGGCCCTGGGCCTGGGTCTGCTGGTCTGGACCTTCCTGGTCATCGACGGCCGCGAATTTCTGGGATTGCGCCAAGTCCACGATTTCTTCCTCCACGGCCCGCCGCCGGACGAGTCGGGTGAGCGGCCCACGCGGCTGACTGTGAGCGGTCCCTATGCGCTCTGCCGCCATCCCATGTACCTCGCGGGTTTCCTGGTCCTTTTCGCCGAACCGGGCATGAGCTTGGAACATCTCCTCTTTTCCCTTTTCGCCGGGGGCTATTTTCTGCTCGGCTCGGTTTTCGAGGAACGACGACTTGTGCGGGCCTTTGGAGATGCCTATGTTCAATACCAGCGGCGGACCCCCCGTTTTTTCCCGTTGTCATTTCCACGCAAAGTGGTAGAGCGGGGTCCGTCGAAGCGCGCCGGGCCGCGAAGGCCCTTTGGGGACTCCTGA
- the miaB gene encoding tRNA (N6-isopentenyl adenosine(37)-C2)-methylthiotransferase MiaB, with amino-acid sequence MKFHIITFGCQMNANDSDWLARALESRGWEQADDEAARVFILNTCSVREKPEQKVYSVLGRLERHLRRDPGVFAAVGGCVAQQIGAGFFERFPFVRLVVGTDAVALAPDALERLAAEPETRLALLDFLPHFSERAEPEPRPGVMGPAQAFVNIMQGCDNFCAYCIVPYVRGRQRSRRPGAVLEECRTLVERGAREITLLGQNVNSFGLDSGGEGVSFAELLRRVAAIPGLERLRFTTSHPKDLDPDVIRAFGELENLCPSLHLPLQSGSDAVLRRMGRRYDRARYLDLVEQLRAARPGLALTTDLIVGFPGETDEDFGRTLEMMGLVGFESSFSFKYSDRPGVAAARMEPKVSEEVASARLDHLQNLQNTLTKDCLEKCVGSETVVLIEGPSRKQDGGEPFWRGRDPAGRTVNVAHGGEADLSGKMISVRLVEAKKHSLIGEKAGAPW; translated from the coding sequence ATGAAATTTCACATCATCACATTCGGCTGCCAGATGAACGCCAACGACTCGGATTGGCTGGCCCGGGCCCTGGAGAGCAGGGGCTGGGAGCAGGCCGACGATGAAGCGGCCCGGGTTTTCATCCTGAACACGTGCAGTGTGCGCGAGAAGCCCGAACAGAAGGTCTACAGCGTACTTGGCAGGCTGGAGAGGCATCTGCGCCGCGACCCCGGGGTCTTCGCGGCCGTGGGCGGCTGCGTGGCCCAGCAGATCGGTGCCGGTTTCTTCGAACGCTTTCCCTTTGTTCGCTTGGTCGTCGGCACGGACGCCGTTGCACTCGCCCCGGATGCCCTGGAGCGCTTGGCCGCCGAGCCGGAGACCCGACTGGCCCTGCTGGATTTCCTGCCCCATTTCAGCGAGCGCGCGGAGCCCGAACCCCGTCCGGGCGTGATGGGTCCGGCCCAGGCCTTCGTGAACATCATGCAGGGCTGCGACAACTTTTGCGCCTACTGCATCGTGCCCTACGTGCGAGGCCGCCAGAGGTCCCGGCGGCCCGGGGCCGTGCTCGAGGAGTGCCGGACCCTGGTGGAACGCGGCGCGCGCGAGATCACCCTGCTCGGCCAGAACGTGAACAGCTTCGGCCTGGATTCCGGCGGCGAGGGCGTCTCCTTCGCGGAACTGCTGCGTCGGGTGGCCGCCATCCCCGGCCTGGAGCGGCTGCGTTTCACCACCTCCCATCCCAAGGATCTGGACCCGGACGTCATCCGGGCCTTCGGTGAGTTGGAGAACCTCTGCCCGAGCCTGCATTTGCCGCTGCAGTCGGGGTCCGACGCGGTGCTTCGGCGCATGGGACGGCGCTACGATCGGGCACGGTACCTGGATCTGGTGGAGCAATTGCGCGCGGCCAGGCCCGGTCTGGCCCTGACGACGGACCTCATCGTGGGTTTCCCAGGGGAGACGGACGAGGATTTCGGCCGGACCTTGGAGATGATGGGCCTGGTGGGCTTCGAGAGCAGCTTCTCCTTCAAATATAGTGACCGCCCGGGAGTGGCCGCCGCGCGCATGGAGCCCAAGGTGTCCGAGGAGGTCGCCTCGGCCCGGTTGGACCACTTGCAGAATTTGCAAAATACGCTTACTAAAGATTGTCTAGAAAAATGCGTGGGAAGCGAGACGGTGGTCTTGATCGAGGGCCCGAGCCGGAAACAGGACGGCGGGGAGCCCTTCTGGCGCGGCCGTGATCCGGCCGGGCGCACGGTCAACGTGGCCCACGGCGGCGAGGCGGACCTGAGCGGAAAGATGATTTCGGTGCGTCTCGTGGAAGCCAAGAAGCACTCCCTGATCGGGGAGAAGGCGGGCGCTCCATGGTGA
- a CDS encoding bifunctional nuclease family protein: MVRVEVFGLALDEKSQAPVLILKAVDGERILPIWIGAMEAMAISVALNKVAFPRPMTHDLLLNVLRGLGGQVSCVEVTSVEEGTFFAEIVIRKGEETLRMDSRPSDAMALALRAEVPLFVHEKVLEQAGTMTPGAYEAVLKSEDADKWTEELEKLSENGNKYKM, from the coding sequence ATGGTGAGGGTGGAAGTCTTCGGACTGGCCCTGGACGAAAAAAGCCAGGCCCCGGTTTTGATCCTCAAGGCCGTGGACGGGGAGCGCATCCTGCCCATCTGGATTGGCGCCATGGAGGCCATGGCCATTTCCGTGGCCTTGAACAAGGTGGCCTTCCCCCGTCCCATGACCCACGATCTGCTGCTGAACGTTCTGCGCGGTCTCGGCGGTCAGGTGTCCTGCGTGGAGGTGACCTCGGTGGAGGAGGGAACATTTTTCGCCGAGATCGTCATCCGCAAGGGCGAGGAGACGCTGCGGATGGACAGCAGGCCCTCCGACGCCATGGCCTTGGCGCTGCGGGCCGAGGTTCCGCTGTTCGTGCACGAGAAGGTTCTCGAACAGGCCGGGACCATGACGCCCGGTGCATACGAGGCCGTGCTCAAGAGTGAGGACGCCGACAAGTGGACCGAGGAGCTGGAGAAGCTCTCGGAGAACGGCAACAAATACAAGATGTGA
- a CDS encoding histidinol phosphate phosphatase domain-containing protein produces the protein MIDLHTHTVFSDGVLIPAELARRAAVAGYRALCFTDHADESNILHILENLRRFVARSSAFFEINLFAGVELTHVPPALIADHVARARELGADLVVVHGETVVEPVAPGTNLAAIEAGCDVLAHPGMLTEAEARLAAERGVALEITTRKGHSLTNGRVAALARQCGAKLVINNDAHEPGDLVSRDLRRKVALGAGLTDEEREQAEANALALVQKMLRA, from the coding sequence ATGATTGATCTGCACACCCATACCGTTTTCAGCGACGGGGTTCTCATCCCGGCCGAATTGGCCCGGCGGGCCGCCGTGGCCGGATATCGCGCCCTCTGCTTCACGGATCACGCCGACGAGAGCAATATTCTCCATATTCTGGAGAACCTGCGCCGTTTTGTGGCTCGGTCCTCGGCCTTCTTCGAGATCAACCTCTTCGCCGGGGTGGAGCTGACCCATGTCCCGCCCGCGCTCATCGCGGATCACGTGGCCCGGGCCCGGGAACTGGGCGCGGACTTGGTTGTGGTCCACGGCGAGACGGTGGTGGAGCCGGTGGCTCCCGGAACGAACCTGGCGGCCATCGAGGCGGGCTGCGACGTCCTGGCGCATCCCGGCATGCTCACCGAGGCCGAGGCGCGGCTGGCCGCCGAACGCGGGGTGGCCCTGGAGATCACCACGCGCAAGGGGCACAGCCTGACCAATGGACGCGTGGCGGCCCTGGCCCGGCAATGCGGGGCCAAGTTGGTCATCAACAATGACGCCCACGAGCCGGGTGATCTCGTGTCCCGGGATTTGCGGCGCAAGGTGGCCCTTGGGGCGGGGCTCACGGACGAGGAACGCGAACAGGCCGAGGCGAACGCCCTGGCCCTGGTTCAGAAGATGCTGCGGGCTTGA
- a CDS encoding MotA/TolQ/ExbB proton channel family protein, with product MELLPESGIFSMLMQATLMVKLVLLFLVSMSIWCWSIIIFKILLINKAKRQVVEGYEAFLQAEDLSAGLHAVSRDPQSPLAIIGSMAVREFRKLETAEIDRERKRYLVKDTLRRILRQAVSAEMKRLSSSISILATSASSAPFIGLFGTVWGIMHSFHSLGQAQSAALATVAPGISEALVATAIGLGVAIPASIAYNFFLGMLAVVETEMVNFAGAFLNRVEREVSWVSARGQRRDND from the coding sequence ATGGAGCTTCTCCCGGAAAGCGGCATCTTTTCCATGCTCATGCAGGCGACGCTTATGGTCAAGCTCGTCCTGCTCTTCCTTGTGAGCATGTCCATCTGGTGCTGGTCCATCATCATCTTCAAGATTCTGCTCATCAACAAGGCCAAGCGCCAAGTGGTGGAGGGCTACGAGGCCTTTCTCCAGGCCGAGGATCTCTCGGCCGGGCTGCACGCGGTGAGCCGCGATCCGCAGTCGCCCCTGGCGATCATCGGCAGCATGGCCGTGCGCGAGTTCCGCAAGCTGGAGACCGCCGAGATCGACCGTGAGCGCAAGCGCTACCTGGTCAAGGACACCCTGCGCCGCATTCTGCGTCAGGCTGTGAGCGCGGAGATGAAGCGCCTGTCCAGCTCCATCTCCATCCTGGCCACCAGCGCCAGTTCCGCGCCGTTCATCGGTCTCTTCGGCACGGTCTGGGGCATCATGCACTCCTTCCACTCCCTCGGCCAGGCACAGAGCGCGGCGTTGGCCACGGTGGCCCCGGGCATTTCCGAGGCCCTGGTGGCCACGGCCATCGGCCTGGGCGTCGCCATCCCGGCCAGCATCGCCTACAACTTCTTTCTGGGAATGCTCGCCGTGGTGGAGACCGAGATGGTCAACTTCGCGGGAGCCTTCCTGAACCGCGTCGAGCGCGAGGTGTCCTGGGTGTCCGCGCGTGGACAGCGCCGGGACAACGACTAG
- the tolR gene encoding protein TolR, with the protein MGMSLNRGGFMAEINVTPFVDVMLVLLIIFMVTAPMMTQGLDVDLPQTKAVKALPKDSDHLVLTVKKNGEIFLDEFKVELPQLQDHLKRLVITQHKQLFMRADKEVAYGVVVQVMGEIKAAGIDKLGIVADPEKSAPANPAAKQS; encoded by the coding sequence ATGGGAATGTCGCTCAACCGAGGCGGATTCATGGCCGAGATCAATGTGACGCCCTTCGTGGACGTCATGTTGGTTCTGCTCATCATATTCATGGTCACCGCCCCGATGATGACCCAGGGATTGGACGTGGACCTGCCGCAGACCAAGGCCGTGAAGGCCCTGCCCAAGGACAGCGACCACCTGGTTCTCACGGTGAAGAAGAACGGCGAGATATTTCTGGATGAATTCAAGGTCGAACTGCCGCAGCTTCAGGATCACCTGAAGAGGTTGGTCATCACCCAGCACAAGCAGCTCTTCATGCGCGCCGACAAGGAAGTTGCCTACGGCGTGGTGGTTCAGGTCATGGGCGAAATCAAGGCCGCCGGCATCGACAAGCTCGGCATCGTGGCCGATCCCGAAAAGAGCGCGCCGGCGAATCCGGCCGCCAAACAGAGCTAG
- a CDS encoding cell envelope integrity protein TolA, which translates to MRQKTSFFFSILLHVGMVAMALLWQNFGGVRVDLEVPAYTVDLVNIAPGPPPGPVAPGPAIPAQAPSPAAPTMNPESQAKPEQAAAVPEPPKPQPKPEPAKPEPVKPEPPKPQPKPEPAKPEPVKTPEPPKPAKPEPKPEAKPISETKAESKKPEPRKTEPAKPEPSNKDILQSALQDARKEASQSKDKSSSGGPAQPSPQQQAKSALKDELAALRKSVGGSIYSTGGGGGGGGGGSGSSGLLQVYASIVEQAIKKNWRYPVFGNDSNLVAVVEVRIDANGQIADVRVLTPSTRSDFDDSAVKAVRETKELPAPPSEAVGTLRINFNLQELNR; encoded by the coding sequence GTGCGGCAGAAGACCAGTTTCTTTTTTTCCATCCTCCTGCATGTGGGCATGGTCGCCATGGCCTTGCTCTGGCAGAATTTCGGCGGGGTTCGGGTGGATCTTGAAGTCCCCGCCTACACTGTGGATCTGGTGAACATCGCCCCCGGCCCGCCCCCGGGCCCCGTGGCTCCCGGCCCGGCCATTCCGGCCCAGGCTCCGAGTCCGGCCGCGCCGACCATGAATCCGGAGTCCCAGGCCAAGCCCGAACAGGCCGCCGCCGTGCCGGAGCCTCCAAAGCCGCAGCCCAAGCCGGAACCGGCCAAACCGGAACCGGTGAAGCCGGAGCCGCCGAAGCCGCAACCCAAGCCGGAACCGGCCAAGCCGGAGCCGGTGAAGACCCCGGAACCGCCGAAACCGGCCAAGCCCGAGCCCAAGCCCGAGGCGAAGCCCATCAGCGAGACCAAGGCTGAAAGCAAGAAACCCGAGCCGCGCAAGACCGAACCGGCCAAGCCCGAGCCATCGAACAAGGACATCCTGCAGAGCGCGTTGCAGGACGCGAGGAAGGAGGCCAGCCAGAGCAAGGACAAGTCGTCGTCCGGCGGCCCGGCTCAGCCCTCGCCCCAGCAGCAGGCCAAGTCTGCTTTGAAGGACGAGTTGGCCGCCCTGCGCAAATCCGTGGGGGGGAGCATCTACTCCACGGGCGGCGGAGGAGGCGGTGGCGGCGGTGGGTCCGGCAGTTCGGGCCTGTTGCAGGTCTACGCCTCCATCGTGGAGCAGGCGATCAAGAAGAATTGGCGCTACCCGGTGTTCGGCAACGACTCCAATCTGGTGGCGGTGGTCGAGGTGCGCATCGACGCCAACGGGCAGATCGCCGACGTGCGTGTATTGACACCCTCTACCCGATCTGATTTCGACGACTCGGCCGTGAAGGCCGTGCGGGAGACCAAGGAGCTGCCGGCTCCCCCCTCGGAGGCGGTGGGCACGCTTCGGATCAACTTCAACCTTCAGGAACTGAACCGCTAG
- a CDS encoding PD40 domain-containing protein gives MKIKTVLFALLFVALLAGNASAQGLTVDIHGPGQRKVNLVMLPPRGLSAAAVPGMAKNFEELVRTDLRFMPFLNLMPASAVPGGDPSKGVTAEDINFRPLQLARIDLTMTTGWDGNRLEARVYETFSGRRVVGKAYDDLTDAALPDVADRFCSLLMEALTGKKGFFTSPIAFVRRVGEAKELFTVLPQGRALTQITSLGGFNLGPDWSKDGNQIVFTHLNQERHSLGVWDRRTGEARLYREGLGNTVISPAFTPEGDIAVTLNKTGSADIYMLDKGFRPKGTIASSGFIDVSPAFDSTGRNMAFTSGRFGGPQIFVLNRDTGEVKRVTFVGGYNTSPTLSPDSRYVVFARQTPNGHRIFIIELATGQERQISFGPGNDEDPAFGPEGYYVAFSSNRNGQYRIYLTTRHGDEPILVPTGPGDATSPAWNTAAGGE, from the coding sequence ATGAAAATCAAGACCGTCCTCTTCGCCTTGCTCTTCGTCGCGCTCCTGGCCGGGAACGCCTCGGCCCAGGGCCTGACCGTGGACATTCACGGCCCCGGCCAGCGCAAGGTGAATCTGGTCATGCTTCCGCCGCGCGGTCTGAGCGCCGCCGCCGTGCCGGGCATGGCCAAGAACTTCGAGGAACTGGTGCGGACCGACCTTCGGTTCATGCCTTTTCTCAATCTCATGCCCGCCTCGGCGGTGCCCGGCGGCGACCCCAGCAAGGGCGTCACGGCCGAGGACATCAACTTCCGGCCCCTGCAACTGGCCCGCATCGACTTGACCATGACCACGGGCTGGGACGGCAATCGCCTGGAGGCCAGGGTCTACGAGACATTCAGCGGCCGCCGCGTGGTGGGCAAGGCCTATGACGACCTCACGGACGCGGCGTTGCCGGACGTGGCCGACCGCTTCTGTTCCTTGCTCATGGAGGCGCTTACCGGCAAGAAGGGCTTCTTCACCTCGCCCATCGCCTTCGTGCGCCGCGTCGGCGAGGCCAAGGAACTCTTCACCGTTCTGCCCCAGGGCCGCGCCCTGACCCAGATCACCAGCCTGGGCGGCTTCAACCTGGGACCGGACTGGTCCAAGGACGGCAATCAGATCGTCTTCACCCATCTGAATCAGGAACGCCACTCCCTTGGCGTCTGGGATCGCAGGACCGGCGAGGCCCGGCTGTATCGCGAGGGCCTGGGCAACACGGTCATCTCCCCGGCCTTCACCCCCGAGGGCGACATAGCCGTGACGTTGAACAAGACCGGCAGCGCGGACATCTACATGCTGGACAAGGGATTCCGGCCCAAGGGAACCATCGCTTCCAGCGGTTTCATCGACGTTTCGCCCGCTTTCGACTCCACAGGTCGGAATATGGCCTTCACCTCCGGCCGGTTCGGCGGGCCGCAGATATTCGTGCTCAACCGCGACACCGGCGAGGTCAAGCGGGTGACCTTCGTGGGCGGCTACAATACCTCGCCCACCTTGAGCCCGGACAGCCGCTATGTGGTTTTCGCCCGGCAGACGCCGAACGGGCACCGCATCTTCATCATCGAGCTGGCTACCGGCCAGGAACGCCAGATCAGTTTCGGCCCGGGCAATGACGAGGATCCGGCCTTCGGCCCGGAAGGCTACTATGTGGCCTTCAGTTCCAATCGCAACGGGCAGTACCGCATCTACCTGACCACCCGGCACGGCGATGAGCCCATCCTGGTCCCCACCGGACCGGGAGACGCCACGTCGCCTGCCTGGAATACGGCCGCCGGCGGGGAATAG
- the pal gene encoding peptidoglycan-associated lipoprotein Pal gives MKTKGWVLVILCLVLALGAASGCSKKRASSMPPGATGSDAAVRDHDWASGKGSGYGEDGLTEEQRLARQREKAMSELGQRIQFGFDSYELNQEARGILQQKADVMKSTSGVRLVIEGHCDDRGTEEYNLALGERRARAAYEFLVLLGVSPERLSIVSFGEERPLVKGENETAWAQNRRDEFRAAY, from the coding sequence ATGAAGACGAAGGGTTGGGTTCTGGTGATTCTGTGCCTGGTGCTGGCCCTCGGAGCCGCGTCCGGCTGTTCCAAGAAGCGGGCCTCCTCCATGCCTCCGGGCGCCACGGGTTCCGACGCCGCGGTGCGCGACCATGACTGGGCCAGCGGCAAGGGTTCCGGCTACGGCGAGGACGGCCTCACCGAGGAGCAGCGTCTGGCCCGCCAGCGCGAGAAGGCCATGTCCGAGCTGGGCCAGCGCATCCAGTTCGGCTTCGACTCCTATGAGCTGAATCAGGAAGCCCGGGGCATCCTGCAGCAGAAGGCCGACGTGATGAAGTCCACCTCCGGCGTGCGTCTGGTCATCGAAGGACATTGCGACGATCGCGGCACCGAAGAGTACAACCTGGCCCTGGGTGAGCGTCGCGCCCGCGCCGCTTACGAATTCCTGGTTCTTCTGGGCGTGTCCCCGGAACGCCTGTCCATCGTGAGCTTCGGCGAGGAGCGGCCCCTGGTGAAGGGCGAGAACGAAACCGCCTGGGCCCAGAACCGCCGCGACGAGTTCCGCGCCGCCTACTAG